The Clostridium sporogenes genome contains a region encoding:
- a CDS encoding amino acid ABC transporter ATP-binding protein — translation MYMIESKNLTKKFGKLTVFENLNINVKKGEVLVIIGPSGSGKSTFLRCLNHIEIPTDGEVFVEGKKLNIKNKKELRKTIEKVGMVFQNFNLFPHRTVLQNIMEAPLTVKKENKEKVLQKAEKLLEKVGLKDKANVYPSKLSGGQKQRVAIARALAMNPDIMLFDEPTSALDPELVGEVLIVMKDLAQEGITMVVVTHEMGFAKEVADRVIFMDGGKIIEEALPHEIFTTPKHKRTKEFLNKVIKE, via the coding sequence ATGTATATGATAGAGAGTAAAAATTTAACAAAAAAATTTGGGAAACTTACTGTATTTGAAAATTTAAATATTAATGTAAAAAAGGGAGAAGTTCTTGTTATAATAGGACCTTCAGGTTCAGGTAAAAGTACTTTTTTAAGATGTTTAAATCATATAGAAATACCTACAGATGGAGAGGTTTTTGTAGAAGGGAAAAAATTAAATATAAAAAATAAAAAAGAACTAAGAAAAACTATAGAAAAAGTGGGGATGGTTTTTCAAAATTTCAACCTATTTCCCCACAGAACAGTTCTACAAAATATTATGGAAGCTCCTTTAACTGTTAAAAAAGAAAATAAAGAGAAAGTTTTACAAAAGGCAGAAAAACTTTTAGAAAAGGTTGGCTTAAAAGATAAAGCTAATGTATATCCATCAAAACTTTCAGGTGGACAAAAACAAAGGGTTGCTATAGCTAGAGCATTAGCCATGAATCCAGATATAATGTTATTCGATGAACCAACCTCAGCTTTAGATCCAGAACTTGTAGGAGAGGTTTTAATAGTTATGAAGGATTTGGCTCAAGAAGGTATAACTATGGTGGTTGTAACCCATGAAATGGGATTCGCAAAGGAAGTAGCAGATAGGGTAATTTTTATGGATGGAGGGAAAATAATAGAAGAAGCATTACCACATGAGATTTTTACAACACCTAAGCATAAAAGAACAAAAGAATTCTTAAATAAAGTTATAAAGGAATAA
- a CDS encoding methyl-accepting chemotaxis protein, whose protein sequence is MENLKVKNKILFMSSIMLIFTIIVGVTGYYFNAKSNKAIKKLYEDNLISVKVLNDARAQARGAEADVARIVILSKDVKTQEKLKKDIESRVEKFNKDIEEFKRIGLNSEKEKELLDYMEKNLIEFRQKREEVFKVSSEGKMDLAAKKFSELNEVNENYQKALIELSDYNVKEAEEFKIQNDKANAFSNRFITIILILSIIIALVTTSIISKSIINPLKESVEYLDKLSTGNFTEKVSDKLLKRKDEIGQLTNSVSKMYESIRNIINDVLNEMSNSSNVVENIDENINDLDNRIQEASTATEELSASMEETGASAEEMSATSEEIEKAVEDIALKAEEGASSAGKILTKVEELKFNAIESQKNANKVKTNIDSATKDAIEKSKTIEEINILSEAILEITSQTNLLALNAAIEAARAGESGKGFAVVAEEIRKLAEQSSETVVRIQDTTKEVLKAVEDLKKNSSNALNFIDSYIVKAHQDTVEVFDSYSKDATYYNDISNDLSATSEELLASIKNIVEVINNVAGAANEGAKDTTNIAQNNEKIVIASEDIVKSTDLLKNSSGKLINSVKKFKI, encoded by the coding sequence ATGGAAAATTTAAAAGTAAAAAACAAAATACTTTTCATGAGTTCAATTATGTTGATTTTTACAATAATTGTAGGGGTAACAGGATATTATTTTAATGCTAAATCTAATAAAGCTATCAAAAAACTATATGAAGATAATCTTATTAGTGTAAAAGTATTAAATGATGCAAGAGCTCAAGCAAGGGGGGCAGAAGCAGATGTTGCTAGAATAGTCATCTTATCTAAGGATGTAAAAACTCAAGAAAAATTAAAAAAAGATATTGAAAGTAGAGTGGAAAAATTTAATAAAGATATCGAAGAATTTAAAAGAATAGGTCTCAATAGTGAAAAGGAAAAAGAACTTTTAGATTATATGGAAAAAAATTTAATTGAGTTTAGACAAAAAAGAGAAGAAGTATTCAAAGTATCCAGTGAAGGAAAAATGGATTTAGCTGCTAAAAAATTTAGTGAATTAAATGAGGTAAATGAAAATTATCAGAAAGCTCTTATAGAATTATCAGATTATAATGTTAAAGAGGCAGAAGAGTTTAAGATTCAGAATGATAAAGCTAATGCTTTTTCAAATAGATTTATAACAATAATTTTAATTTTAAGTATAATTATAGCTCTAGTTACTACTAGTATAATTTCTAAATCTATAATTAATCCATTAAAGGAATCAGTAGAATACTTAGATAAATTGTCTACAGGGAATTTTACAGAAAAAGTTTCAGATAAGCTTTTAAAGAGGAAAGATGAAATTGGACAATTAACTAATTCAGTTAGCAAAATGTATGAATCTATAAGAAATATAATAAATGATGTTTTAAATGAGATGAGTAATTCAAGTAATGTAGTTGAAAATATAGATGAGAATATTAATGATTTAGATAATAGAATACAAGAAGCCTCAACAGCTACAGAAGAATTATCTGCTAGTATGGAGGAAACAGGAGCTTCAGCAGAGGAAATGAGTGCAACTTCAGAGGAAATAGAAAAGGCTGTAGAGGATATAGCTTTAAAGGCAGAAGAGGGTGCAAGTAGTGCAGGTAAAATATTAACTAAAGTGGAAGAACTAAAATTTAATGCTATAGAATCTCAAAAAAATGCAAATAAAGTTAAGACTAATATAGATAGTGCCACCAAGGATGCTATAGAAAAATCTAAAACAATAGAAGAAATAAATATATTATCTGAAGCTATACTTGAAATAACTTCTCAAACAAATTTATTAGCTTTAAATGCGGCTATTGAAGCTGCAAGAGCAGGAGAATCTGGTAAAGGGTTTGCAGTAGTGGCTGAAGAAATAAGGAAATTAGCAGAACAATCAAGTGAAACTGTAGTGAGAATACAAGATACTACAAAGGAAGTATTGAAAGCTGTAGAGGATCTTAAAAAAAATTCAAGTAATGCATTAAACTTTATAGATAGTTATATAGTAAAAGCTCACCAAGATACAGTAGAAGTTTTTGATTCTTATAGTAAGGATGCTACCTATTATAATGATATATCTAATGATTTAAGTGCTACATCAGAAGAATTACTAGCTTCTATAAAAAACATAGTAGAAGTAATTAATAATGTAGCAGGTGCTGCTAATGAGGGAGCTAAAGATACCACTAATATAGCTCAAAACAATGAAAAAATCGTAATAGCTAGTGAGGATATAGTTAAATCTACAGATTTATTAAAAAACAGTTCCGGAAAATTAATAAATTCTGTTAAAAAATTTAAAATTTAA
- a CDS encoding methyl-accepting chemotaxis protein, with protein sequence MDNQKIKYKMMMITIIFIVFVSICGFTGAYFNKKSNVNIKELYENSLVTSELLNDSRTQSRIIELDTAKIILESKDSKNIEELKKQIYEAESVFNENIKIYKSMKLEPKEKELISSIEEKLSDLREDRNNIIKLSQEEKPEEALKKLNYITPVINDYQKDILELVQYNKKQANNFMKESDMFFKKSRIIVICIIVFSIVIGITLVTLISKNLQKSVKELIKYLDKLSKGDFRDPIPDNLVNREDEIGEISNSLSKVYENILYIEKNTFNEMDNSIKYIESITSSIKELNFKIQNTFAATEQLSASMEETGASTEEMNATSGEIGMEIEKISSNALSIDENSEKILEKSEKLKEGFLESKKQVRYMKENIDEDMKKAIDKSKVIEEIDVLSETILGITSQTNLLALNAAIEAARAGEAGKGFAVVAEEIKKLAEESNKATIEIQDVTKIVVEAVKNLKGNSERLMEFVDEYIRKAYDEMENLSDEYKKDAYYYRDFCNKLSDTTEQLLQSTKNFEEVINNVTKATNEGVEGITNVAENSEEIASFTEIILKNTNDLNRSLDRLTACAEKFKI encoded by the coding sequence ATGGACAACCAAAAGATAAAATATAAAATGATGATGATAACTATTATTTTTATAGTATTTGTTTCTATTTGTGGATTCACAGGAGCCTATTTTAATAAAAAATCTAATGTAAATATTAAAGAATTATATGAAAACAGCTTAGTTACTTCAGAACTATTAAATGATAGTAGGACTCAATCAAGGATTATAGAGCTTGATACGGCTAAAATAATATTAGAAAGTAAAGATAGCAAAAATATAGAAGAACTAAAAAAACAAATATATGAAGCAGAAAGTGTGTTTAATGAAAATATTAAAATATATAAATCTATGAAATTAGAACCAAAAGAAAAGGAATTGATAAGTTCTATTGAGGAAAAGTTATCAGATCTTAGAGAAGATAGAAACAATATAATAAAATTATCCCAAGAAGAAAAGCCGGAAGAAGCATTAAAAAAATTAAATTATATAACACCTGTTATTAATGATTATCAGAAGGATATTTTAGAATTAGTGCAATATAATAAAAAACAGGCTAATAATTTTATGAAAGAAAGTGATATGTTCTTTAAAAAATCTAGAATAATTGTAATATGTATAATTGTTTTTAGTATTGTTATAGGGATAACCTTAGTCACTTTAATATCAAAAAATTTACAAAAATCTGTGAAAGAATTAATAAAGTATCTTGATAAATTATCTAAAGGAGATTTTAGGGATCCTATTCCAGATAATCTTGTAAATAGAGAAGATGAGATAGGAGAAATATCTAATTCTTTAAGTAAGGTGTATGAAAATATACTATATATAGAAAAAAACACATTTAATGAGATGGACAACTCTATAAAATATATAGAAAGCATTACTAGTAGTATTAAGGAGTTAAATTTTAAAATTCAAAACACTTTTGCAGCTACAGAGCAATTGTCAGCATCTATGGAAGAAACCGGGGCATCTACAGAGGAGATGAATGCAACCTCAGGAGAAATAGGTATGGAAATTGAGAAAATATCAAGTAATGCCTTATCCATAGATGAAAATTCAGAAAAAATATTGGAAAAGTCTGAGAAACTAAAGGAAGGTTTTTTAGAATCTAAAAAACAGGTCAGATATATGAAAGAAAATATAGATGAAGATATGAAAAAAGCTATAGACAAGTCTAAGGTTATAGAGGAAATAGATGTTTTATCAGAAACTATATTAGGAATAACCTCACAAACTAATCTTTTAGCCTTAAATGCTGCTATTGAAGCAGCTAGAGCAGGAGAGGCAGGAAAGGGATTTGCAGTAGTAGCAGAGGAAATAAAAAAATTAGCAGAGGAGTCTAACAAAGCTACTATAGAAATACAGGATGTAACTAAAATTGTTGTAGAAGCAGTGAAAAATTTAAAAGGGAATTCTGAAAGGTTAATGGAATTTGTGGATGAATATATAAGAAAAGCTTATGATGAAATGGAAAATTTGAGTGATGAATATAAAAAGGACGCTTATTATTATAGAGACTTTTGTAATAAATTAAGTGATACTACAGAACAATTACTTCAATCTACAAAAAATTTTGAAGAAGTAATAAATAATGTAACCAAGGCTACTAATGAAGGTGTTGAAGGTATTACTAATGTAGCAGAAAATTCAGAAGAAATAGCTAGTTTTACAGAAATAATCCTTAAAAATACTAATGATTTAAATAGAAGTTTAGATAGATTAACAGCTTGTGCTGAAAAATTTAAAATATAG
- a CDS encoding ABC transporter substrate-binding protein: protein MKKMKSIKKARAMLLIALFTLPIIFTGCSSKKEQSEKDDKKGNTVVYGAEFEDEKLNPILAPAYANDLIFRGLMRFDKNNKPQCDIAESYKKSTDGLTYDFKIKKGVKFHDGKELKAEDVVFTIKSIQNPKVNTEMKPEFEEVKDIKAEGDYNVKVTLAKSFPALLDKLTIGIVPKHALEGKDLNNAEFNQKPIGVGPFKFVKWEKGNNITLSKFEDYYDKDKTGNVEKFIFKFIPDYNVRAMQLETGEIDLAYVEPSQVGKLEKLEKIKIYNENTADYRCFMFNMRKELWKDVNVRKAFNYAVDRKGMVDGIIKGFGVEAYSPLQKNKFNNPNVEKYTYDLQKANELLDKAGWKKGKDGIREKDGKKFEFTLTAPSTDEVRVKIANYLASQFKKIGVTVKVAALDWNAIKIDECEAFVLGWGSPYDADDHTYKLFHSSQIKNGNNFGAYSNPKVDKLLEQGRTTEDEGKRKEIYSKIQEELANDPPYNFEIYVNAIYAVNKNITGIKEKILGHHGAGFIWNAEEWKVQ, encoded by the coding sequence ATGAAAAAAATGAAATCAATTAAAAAAGCTAGGGCTATGTTGTTAATTGCCTTATTTACATTGCCAATAATATTTACTGGTTGTTCAAGTAAAAAAGAACAATCAGAAAAAGATGATAAAAAGGGCAACACAGTAGTTTATGGTGCAGAATTTGAAGATGAAAAATTAAATCCTATATTAGCACCGGCCTATGCAAACGATTTAATTTTTAGGGGTCTTATGAGATTTGATAAGAATAATAAGCCACAATGTGATATTGCAGAATCTTATAAGAAATCTACAGATGGATTAACCTACGATTTTAAAATTAAAAAAGGTGTAAAATTCCATGATGGAAAAGAGCTTAAAGCCGAAGATGTTGTATTTACAATAAAGTCAATACAAAATCCTAAGGTTAATACAGAAATGAAACCAGAATTTGAAGAAGTAAAGGACATAAAAGCTGAAGGTGATTATAATGTTAAGGTTACATTAGCAAAGTCTTTTCCGGCGCTTTTAGATAAGTTAACAATTGGAATAGTCCCTAAACATGCCCTAGAAGGAAAAGATTTAAATAATGCAGAATTTAATCAAAAACCAATAGGAGTAGGGCCATTTAAATTTGTAAAATGGGAAAAGGGTAATAATATAACATTATCAAAATTTGAAGACTATTATGATAAAGACAAAACAGGAAATGTAGAAAAGTTCATATTTAAATTTATACCAGATTATAATGTACGTGCTATGCAGCTTGAAACAGGGGAAATTGATTTAGCTTATGTAGAACCAAGTCAAGTAGGCAAACTAGAAAAACTAGAAAAAATAAAAATCTACAATGAAAATACAGCAGACTATAGATGCTTTATGTTTAACATGAGAAAAGAATTGTGGAAAGATGTTAATGTTCGTAAAGCTTTCAACTATGCAGTAGATAGAAAAGGTATGGTGGATGGAATAATAAAAGGTTTTGGAGTAGAAGCTTATTCTCCACTTCAAAAAAATAAATTTAATAATCCTAATGTAGAAAAATATACTTATGATTTACAAAAAGCTAATGAATTGTTGGATAAAGCAGGTTGGAAAAAGGGAAAAGATGGTATAAGAGAAAAGGATGGAAAGAAATTTGAATTTACTTTAACTGCACCAAGTACTGACGAAGTTAGAGTAAAAATAGCTAATTACTTAGCTTCTCAATTCAAGAAAATAGGAGTTACTGTTAAAGTTGCAGCACTAGATTGGAATGCTATAAAAATAGATGAATGTGAAGCCTTTGTATTAGGATGGGGAAGTCCATATGATGCAGATGATCATACATACAAATTATTCCATTCAAGCCAAATAAAGAATGGTAACAATTTTGGAGCTTATTCAAATCCTAAAGTAGATAAATTATTAGAACAAGGAAGAACTACAGAAGATGAAGGAAAGAGGAAGGAAATATATAGTAAAATTCAAGAAGAACTAGCTAATGACCCACCATATAATTTTGAAATTTATGTAAACGCTATATATGCTGTAAACAAAAATATTACAGGAATAAAAGAAAAGATATTAGGGCACCACGGAGCTGGATTCATATGGAATGCAGAGGAGTGGAAGGTTCAATGA
- a CDS encoding ABC transporter permease → MTLRYILKRLGQGILIIFFLSIISFLIINAAPGDPAVAIYGGKADRLTNLERARIVKNYGLDRPVMERYIKWSGQMIKGDMGISYIEGRPVSEILKEKIPNTMVLFINSIILISLISMILGLKAGFNEGSIWDKLLSTLSIIFYSIPPFWLALIFILVFSVYTGWLPSSGNMSIDGEGSVLDVLKHAILPIAVIVITHVGAYSRFIQEKVKEEDKSYYVMVARANGVLEKKIRKGITKNAVVPFINYLGITIPTFFSGSVMIETVFSWPGLGMLTVKAANSRDYPLLMGAIFITGVLVVLCMIVTDIIEIIVNPHLRK, encoded by the coding sequence ATGACCTTAAGATATATACTAAAAAGATTAGGACAGGGTATATTGATTATATTTTTTCTAAGCATAATATCCTTTCTTATCATAAATGCTGCGCCGGGAGATCCGGCGGTAGCTATTTATGGGGGGAAAGCTGATAGATTAACCAACTTGGAAAGAGCTAGAATAGTAAAAAATTATGGGTTAGATAGACCGGTAATGGAGAGATACATAAAATGGTCTGGTCAAATGATAAAAGGAGACATGGGCATATCTTACATAGAAGGGAGACCAGTATCAGAAATATTAAAGGAAAAGATTCCAAATACTATGGTGCTTTTTATAAATTCCATAATTTTAATAAGTTTAATTTCCATGATTTTGGGATTAAAAGCTGGATTTAATGAAGGCTCTATATGGGATAAGCTTCTTAGTACTTTAAGTATAATATTTTATTCTATACCACCTTTTTGGTTAGCTCTTATTTTTATATTAGTATTTTCTGTTTATACAGGTTGGTTGCCTTCCTCAGGAAATATGAGTATAGATGGGGAGGGTAGTGTTTTAGATGTACTAAAACATGCCATATTACCTATAGCAGTTATAGTAATTACTCATGTAGGTGCCTATTCAAGATTTATACAAGAAAAAGTAAAAGAAGAGGATAAAAGCTACTATGTTATGGTAGCTAGAGCAAATGGAGTTTTAGAAAAGAAAATAAGAAAAGGGATAACTAAAAATGCAGTAGTGCCTTTTATAAACTATTTAGGTATAACTATTCCTACTTTTTTTAGTGGATCTGTAATGATAGAAACGGTATTTTCTTGGCCAGGTCTTGGAATGCTTACAGTTAAAGCTGCCAACTCAAGAGATTATCCATTACTTATGGGAGCTATATTTATAACTGGAGTTTTAGTTGTTTTATGTATGATAGTTACAGATATAATAGAAATAATAGTTAATCCACATCTTAGAAAGTAG